The nucleotide sequence CAACAAGATGCTTTCTTGTGCTGGAGCTGATAGGCTCCAGACTGGAATGCGTGGGGCTTTTGGAAAGCCTCAAGGGACATGTGCTAGGGTGAGCATTGGTCAGGTCCTTCTCTCTGTTCGCTGCAAGGATAGTAATAGCAACAATGCTCAAGAAGCCCTACGTCGTGCCAAGTTCAAGTTTCCTGGCCGTCAAAAGATAATCATCAGTGGAAAGTGGTGAGCATTAGAAAACAACACTTAATACTAGAGTCAACTTGTTAATGCATTCAATCTTACAATTCAGTATTCATTTTGTTTCTCTAATAAGAAATTAGTCTTGTACCTCTTGGTTAACTGATGCTAAAGAGCATAATATTTGGGCTATCATGTGATCATTTGATATTTGTCTCCTATTTGCTTAAATAGGTTCTtattcaaattaattttcaggGGCTTCACTAAGTTTAGCCGGGCTGACTATTTGAAGTGGAAGAGTGAGAACAGAATCATCCCAGATGGTGTAAATGCAAAGGTATGTGCATGACCTTTATACGATGTCTGTTTCATTTTATTTGAGTCTCACTATGCATACCATAATATGTTACTTGTCTGGTGCATGTACCTCACTAGTGTATAGATGAATAGATTGGGTGGACGAAACCATTTGACACTTACAGGCTTTTTtagcaaaattttttttcttagcaTCTTATAAGGGCTAATGGGGGGAGGGAGAATGGAAAGGATGGTACACCCAATTTACATTGGGTAGGGTGCTAATCCATgctattcatataaccatgattgCTTTTCCATTTTAGTTAGACATTTGTATATGGATGAAGTGCATCAACGTGAACTTTTATCCTGTCACAACATTGGAGTACCTTAAATTTACTAGTACCACCTACTCCATGCTATTTCTGGTAGTGAATTGAAGTCATGGATCTAGAAGTACCGTGATGTCAACTCTGTCACAACTTTTGAGCACCTTAAATATGCTAGTGCTAACTATTCGTGTCATCTGTGGTAGTGAATCCATGAGGTAAACtatatttgcttttcttatttatatatgtttgtatatagaaAAAGGAAAGTCTTCACCCTCAGGTCAGTGATTTTTTGACCTTGTGTATGTTTTTGGGGTTTTGGTATCGGCAAACCAATCTTTGATACTCCaactttttttttccctctccTGATGTGTTTTTACCAAGGAAATTGTCATTAAAAGGAATCAGCATGTTAGTGCTTACCCTACTGCATTAATAAGTCTTTTTAGCATTATCCTTCTATGTCGAGGTTCTACAATGGTAGAGAAGAAACATTCTCACTCTGTTGTCCATCAATAATAGTCTGATATCTTTCGTTGTGCAGTTGCTTGGGTGCCATGGTCCAGTCGCTGATCGCCGACCTGGAAGGGCTTTCTTGCCAGCCCCCATGGCAGAATCTTCTTAGAATTGGTCACTGGTGGATGATGATGATTCAATAGCTTTCTGTTCGAAAGGACGACTATATATCATTTTCTGTTTGGTTTTGCAGCAAATTTAGCTTCTTTCTGTTTTAAGAACTATATCATTGCCTCTCTAATTTTGCTGCTCGTTAGTTTTGGATGTCAATTCTCAGTCATGTTATGACACCTTTATCTTACAATTCAACGTGATCCATTCCTTTTTCTTAATTGTTTGTGTTCATGAGAACCCCCTTTCTGGATATGTTTTCTTTACAGCATCTCTCTACAGATTTGTAGAGACGATGATGTCTGGTTGTTGAAGTTGCTCCTATTTCCCACACTCTAATTTACCTCGTATCTTAACTCTTAGTTCTTGTACCGTCGCACATAAGAGTATATAATTATAAACAGGTACTGATTCTATCTATGATGGACGATGACAAGACTTTTCTTCATTGATTAGATGATTGACGTTAGATTAACTTGGCGATTACGGCTACGTGCTGCGGAGACATCCAGTAACTGGGAATTAACCATATACGAACCAATGCGCCAAATACTTGTGATCCGCTTTTATGCACGGTAGATCGATTTGGAACGCGAGTCGCTTAATTACCGTTCTATCATCTATCATCCTGCGGGAACTCTATGGGTGTTTCGGTAATTTGATCCGCTCATTTAATTTCGAACCCGCTTCCCTGCCGTTCCTCAAACCGCGCGGTTAAATCCACGTGGACACCAAATAAGTCAGACGGCGTCATCTCCTCGTCGTGGCTCCGAAACGGTGAATCTCTACTGGCCGTCCGATAGCTGCGCGTAGAAACTCCGCTAGCCGTCCGATTCCCCTGACTGAGACCTATATATTTAGGCCTTGTCTCCTCTCCGTTTGCCGGTGCTTTCCGTTTCTGTTCCAGCGAGAGAAACGAGGAAACGAACGGGAGAAttagaaaggcaagcaaaagttTCTATTCGTTCGTAGATCGTTCTATTCTCGTTTCTAATTTCTTTTCTTTGAGAAATCGAAATATTTTTGGTTCTGAGATCAATTTTCTGCTTCTTTACGTAAGATGATGTTATAAGAATTTTCTTCTTGATGAATATTTTGTTGCACGATGGAGCGTTGTTGTTGGAATCCGTTCGTGTTTTAGTCCTGATGAACTTTTATGGTCGGCTGTGGATCTGATTTGATGGTTATGGATCGGTGTTTGGGTTGAATGATTCAGGTGACGATGTCAGAAGTTGGTGATTTGAAGAAGATCAACGAGAAGATTCACGAGTACCAAGGGTCTTCGTCGTCGTCAGATTCAGATGATGAGAAGCCCTCGTTTCAGAACTCAAGGAAGAAACGACTGTTTGGAAGGAAGGATACTGTGCATACCGTCCTTGGAGGAGGAAAATGTATGTTTTCATCGAATTTGCTGGTTATTCCATTCATCAATTTTGTTTTGTTGGGTATGATATTATATGTGTTTTCATTATTCTACTTGCGAATAGATGATGTGATCTGGAATTGCTACATTCTTGTGTAACTGTGTTTACTCTTGAATACGTCTAATGTGGCTTTGACATTTTCCAATTGATTGTTAGCAGACGGCGGATTTGATGCCAGGTGTTGGAAGCAATGAGAGAAGAATGACGTAGGTCATTTTAGGTTTGAATCATGAGTTGCAATATGTTTGATGCCCTTTATCCCTTGCTTTTCTGGTTCTTCTCAGaaatcatcatcataattttGGTGCCTAAGTTTAGAACACAATTAGATTATTCGGAGTTTATCTTGATCTTGCATTAATCTCAACTGTCGGGGACTGGTTGTTTTTTGGATCGACTATCTTAAAAGGGTTTAGGAGTCCCTTCCGTTCatcctctgttttcattttttgtTCGCTCTCACCCTTATCCTATATTCTGATGTTTCTATTGCTTTCTTTTATGGAAAGAGACTCACTCTAAATCATCATGTTCAACATTTTTTCTGTTCTTGCCGGATAACTGGAGGATGAGATCTTAGCACAATAGAAAAGAAGGGTTTCCCTCACAAagaaagaaattttattaaaatgagAAGGATGGACTGAAGGATTGTGAACAAATGGATTGAAGTGTTTATTAGCAGCAATATAGTCAGAAGGGAGACATAAATTTTGGAGCTTCGagacttcaattttttttatttactgtTTCATGGATCCAAAGGATCAATCTGGAATTAGCAATCTAGTTTATCCTACAGCATTTAGATAAGCCAATGGTAGACTGGCCTTTATACAGCCATCTGAAAGGGCTTCTTTTAGTGTTGTATTTGTCATACCTGGCCAGCATCCTGTCTTGTATTAGCTCATATGAGCATTGCGTTATTAACTTCATGTCATATTCTTATTTCTTATTGAATCatttacaaagacattttggtttaTATAATTATGATATTTGAAAAAAGAATCATATCTACCTAATGCCTAGTTGAATAGAACTTTAGGAAGCTCTTCTTCTTTGAAATATTATTTTGTACTTGGTATTTTATTTGTATCCTTTAATCTTTTGTCAGACCTAATAATCCCTCTTGGGCTACTCACTTTTGCTATTAGTTTTTACTTTCTGTACTTTGGTCTTTAATTTGTTTTAATGGTTCAAAATTGGTAGTGttacatcaagaaaaaaaaataaaggacatAACAAAAatgtcttctttttcttgatttaaTCATGCATAAATCACTGGTAACTTTTTCTTTATTATGTAGTAATTTTACAGCTCTTTGAATTTTATATAAATCACTGAATTACCCTAATATTCTTACATATTGAAACTTTTGCAACAACACAAGCAACTTTATTATGCTGAACAATGTTGTTGTAAGTTCAATAGATATCATCAATACTCCTGCTTTTACCATCTTTTAAGATCTCTCATTTTCCTTTATATTTGGGTTAGCAGAAAACACATAGAACACTATTTAATAAGTTTCTTTTGATTTTAGCTGCTGATATCATACTGTGGAGAAATAAACAACTGTCAGGAAGCATACTTACTGGAGTCACTGTTATCTGGCTTCTCTTTGTATGGATGGGCTATCATTTGCTGACATTTATCTGCCACTTTCTTATACTTGTACTAGCAGTGTCTTTCCTCTGGTCCAACGGTGCATCATTTGTCAACAGGTAACAGTATGGTTTTGCTGAAAACTTGTTATACATTGGCTTTTACAGTGAGTGTTCTACATACATGTTTTTGCCACTCGAGTTGATTTGCTCATGCATAGTCTCTTATGCAGATGAGTCTATGTGGACACGTAATTTAACAATTAGCTGCATTATGGCATGAGATATTCATTAACACTAACCTTGAATCTAGTCGCTCTAATGCCACTCTGAATTCTCAGCAGTTACATTAGCATGAGTTTTTGTATATATGAGATAcatatttttgaattttttgagTTTTATACTTCCTCtgttcaagataaaaaaaaagcctATAACTATATGATAAGGTTTATATTTGTTAATTTTCATTGGTTAGCCCATCATTAATGTGACTGCTTGACATTCTGCAATTTTTTAAATTCTGGATTACGTAACTAATTCATCATATCCAGGTCCCCGCCCAAATTTCCTGAGGTTGTCTTGCCTGAGGACTTATTTATAACTATAGCTCAATCAGTAAGATATGAAATTAATGAGGCTTTGGCAACTTTCTATTATGTTGCTTGTGGAAAGGATCTGAAGAGGTTTTTGATGGTAGGATTTTAATGCCTCCTTTtcgtttgtcttttttttttctgatgcatTCTATGCTCAAGATGTTAACAAGTAAGTCGAATATGCAGGTAATTGCAGGCTTGTGGATTCTTTCTGTAATTGGCAGCTGGTTCAGTTTCTTGACACTCTTCTACATAGGTGACTTAATTTTTTTCATCTCTTGCTtccatcttttttttattaaatgacaATTCAACTTGGATCCATTGACTTGAGAATAAATGGGTTTCCACTTCTTTATATTATTGATATGTAATGGTGTACTGCCTCATTATTATGTATTAATGGGAGGCAGGGTTCTTCAAATGTGATAGTTTGATTGTAAGCATTTATATGTTATCTCAGGTCACACTTGAGATGCTTATTACTTAGGAATTTTCTTTCTTCTGAGATAATAAAAGATACACTGGCAGTGCCATAAGCTTCCTATAAGTTAGGGAGACATCTGATAGTTAGGATTAAATATACATGTCTGCCAGATTATTGGTGCAGCCCAAATGCCTATAATTAAATATACATCCGATAGAATAGCCCAAATGCCTATACTCTTGGGTCTGAATTTGTCAATAACCTCAGGATTTGTTTAGAAAATCAAAAGAACAGCAGAATAGATCTGATCTACCCAGGTCTCGACCTGGGTAGATTCcaccagaaaaagaagaaatgaataGATGAAATAGAGAATGAAGTAACAAAATTATGAGAAGAGACTGGCTTTGTTCAGTTCATTTCTCAACAAAACAACATATGGAAACTTCTTCCAGAGTAGACTCATATACTAGAGGGAAAGGAGGGTTCTGCAAGCGATGGATGCAGCCATTTGCATATCTGAGACTCCTTTAGGAGGTGACTAAATCCAAATTTAGTACTATACATCGAGTAAAATTATTTGTTCTCAAGACACTAGCTAAGTTATACTGAAACATTAATAGGTAGATTAAACAAACATAGAGCACATTATGCACCCTTTATTGGTCCTTTAGCTCTGGAGTGTTTGTCAGCCGATACACCACATCACAGTAGTTGCGTAATCAAATGTTTGTACagaatatatttaatttatcttAAATCATGATGTTCTGATTTAAAGGAGCATAATCAAAGTATTATACGATCAAAGTATCTCTCAtagatgcatcattttttaattcTTTTCCAATACATGGATGTTGTGATTGAGCAGAGACGAGATACATATAGGCTTGTCATTTAGAGCCTCGGATTATGTTTTCTGTTGCAGGTTTTTTGATTCTGTACACCGGACCAGTATTCTATGAGAACTATGAGGATCATGTTGACACTGCTGCTGAGAAGGCAATCCATGCAATCAACAAGCAGTATGCAGTGCTGGATGCAAAGGTTCTTCAGAAAATTCCATATGGTACTTTTGCTAATAAAAAGCAGCACTGAGACAGAAATTTCTCTTTTATCTCATATGTTTCATTGCTAGTCTTTCACTGGACA is from Musa acuminata AAA Group cultivar baxijiao chromosome BXJ1-6, Cavendish_Baxijiao_AAA, whole genome shotgun sequence and encodes:
- the LOC103987933 gene encoding large ribosomal subunit protein uL16 isoform X3, which encodes MWRRPARCYRQIKNKPYPKSRYCRGVPDPKIRIYDVGMKKKGVDEFPFCVHLVSWEKENVSSEALEAARIACNKYMTKFAGKDAFHLRVRVHPFHVLRINKMLSCAGADRLQTGMRGAFGKPQGTCARVSIGQVLLSVRCKDSNSNNAQEALRRAKFKFPGRQKIIISGKWGFTKFSRADYLKWKSENRIIPDGVNAKLLGCHGPVADRRPGRAFLPAPMAESS
- the LOC103987933 gene encoding large ribosomal subunit protein uL16 isoform X2, which encodes MGRRPARCYRQIKNKPYPKSRYCRGVPDPKIRIYDVGMKKKGVDEFPFCVHLVSWEKENVSSEALEAARIACNKYMTKFAGKDAFHLRVRVHPFHVLRINKMLSCAGADRLQTGMRGAFGKPQGTCARVSIGQVLLSVRCKDSNSNNAQEALRRAKFKFPGRQKIIISGKWGFTKFSRADYLKWKSENRIIPDGVNAKLLGCHGPVADRRPGRAFLPAPMAESS
- the LOC103987933 gene encoding large ribosomal subunit protein uL16 isoform X1, translated to MLTSIRPARCYRQIKNKPYPKSRYCRGVPDPKIRIYDVGMKKKGVDEFPFCVHLVSWEKENVSSEALEAARIACNKYMTKFAGKDAFHLRVRVHPFHVLRINKMLSCAGADRLQTGMRGAFGKPQGTCARVSIGQVLLSVRCKDSNSNNAQEALRRAKFKFPGRQKIIISGKWGFTKFSRADYLKWKSENRIIPDGVNAKLLGCHGPVADRRPGRAFLPAPMAESS
- the LOC103987934 gene encoding reticulon-like protein B1, giving the protein MSEVGDLKKINEKIHEYQGSSSSSDSDDEKPSFQNSRKKRLFGRKDTVHTVLGGGKSADIILWRNKQLSGSILTGVTVIWLLFVWMGYHLLTFICHFLILVLAVSFLWSNGASFVNRSPPKFPEVVLPEDLFITIAQSVRYEINEALATFYYVACGKDLKRFLMVIAGLWILSVIGSWFSFLTLFYIGFLILYTGPVFYENYEDHVDTAAEKAIHAINKQYAVLDAKVLQKIPYGTFANKKQH